One window of Chamaesiphon minutus PCC 6605 genomic DNA carries:
- a CDS encoding (2Fe-2S) ferredoxin domain-containing protein: MSKHYQKLIKPLVGQFLGWADDRTPHRYLNIATVRGEERVKVAKSLRPQIQDWQPGIWLTLMSQEQICKQTGKRKLKVKQLLTPNQSGIAPSSPQESSLVATESATPTKIQVCQGSSCRRRGSGQICQAMQAYIEAYDLTDRVEIQSVKCLHQCKAAPQAIVTSPASEVLPGKTHYRQIQPDRVAAILAKHFPIKLSSAQAIVTAL, from the coding sequence ATGAGCAAGCATTACCAAAAACTCATCAAACCGTTAGTAGGTCAATTCTTAGGCTGGGCAGACGATCGCACGCCCCATCGTTATCTCAACATTGCTACCGTTCGTGGCGAAGAACGAGTTAAAGTTGCCAAAAGTCTCCGTCCCCAAATTCAAGATTGGCAGCCAGGAATCTGGCTGACACTAATGAGTCAGGAACAGATCTGTAAACAGACAGGTAAGCGCAAACTAAAAGTCAAACAGTTATTGACGCCAAACCAGAGTGGTATCGCACCATCATCACCGCAGGAGAGCAGTTTAGTTGCTACTGAGTCAGCTACACCCACTAAAATTCAAGTTTGTCAGGGTTCGAGTTGTCGGAGACGGGGCAGCGGACAGATCTGTCAAGCAATGCAAGCATATATCGAAGCCTATGATTTAACCGATCGAGTCGAAATTCAATCGGTCAAATGCCTGCATCAATGTAAAGCCGCGCCACAAGCGATCGTTACTAGTCCGGCTAGCGAAGTATTACCGGGCAAAACTCATTACCGCCAAATTCAACCCGATCGAGTCGCTGCAATTTTAGCCAAACATTTCCCCATCAAATTGTCATCAGCCCAAGCAATCGTTACAGCACTATAA
- a CDS encoding TIGR02466 family protein, producing MPIETLFPLAIYYEDLADAPKHQQKLLSAVLQLERDGAERRNYPEMAWTGDLHGVEQIHTNPDFGWIVEQIERHTAIYLLELGVDLSKVDLYIQRAWPIVSRTEQEIGSHCHNTAHISAVYYIKVPADGTYDPGRLVFFDDARVNEVSPGLGSENTDIVAEDSYFNQLQAAYVPVEGRLLLFPAKQRHAVTMNETEDLRVSLSFDIVLTATGSASGAYEFLTPPPQQWQKFKSSHSASIERI from the coding sequence ATGCCGATCGAGACTTTATTTCCACTAGCAATTTACTATGAGGATCTAGCAGACGCTCCCAAACATCAACAAAAATTGCTCTCTGCGGTACTACAATTGGAGCGCGATGGCGCAGAACGCCGTAATTATCCAGAAATGGCTTGGACGGGGGATCTACACGGAGTAGAGCAAATTCATACCAATCCTGATTTTGGGTGGATTGTAGAGCAAATAGAGCGGCATACAGCGATCTATTTACTAGAATTGGGCGTGGATCTGAGTAAAGTAGACCTTTACATTCAACGGGCATGGCCGATTGTCTCGCGTACCGAACAAGAAATCGGTTCGCATTGCCACAATACCGCCCATATTAGTGCTGTTTATTACATTAAAGTACCAGCGGACGGTACTTACGATCCGGGGCGACTGGTGTTCTTTGACGATGCGCGCGTCAATGAAGTCAGTCCGGGTTTGGGCAGCGAGAATACAGATATCGTTGCCGAAGATAGCTATTTCAATCAGCTTCAGGCGGCTTACGTGCCTGTGGAAGGGAGGCTTTTATTATTTCCAGCTAAACAACGCCATGCAGTTACAATGAATGAGACTGAAGATTTGCGAGTATCGCTATCGTTCGATATAGTGCTCACAGCAACTGGGAGCGCATCTGGAGCTTACGAATTTTTGACACCGCCACCCCAGCAGTGGCAAAAATTTAAGTCATCTCACAGCGCATCGATCGAGCGAATTTGA
- a CDS encoding inorganic diphosphatase, with translation MDLSLIPAQPKYGIINVLIEIPAGSKNKYEFDKDMNAMALDRVLSSSVQYPYDYGFIPNTLGNDGDPLDGMVMMDQPTFPGCVIAARPIGMLEMIDGGDRDEKILCVPDKDPRYANVKSLKDVPQHRLDEISEFFKTYKNLEKKVTEILGWRDVDSVMPLVQEGVAAAKK, from the coding sequence TTGGACTTATCCCTCATTCCCGCTCAACCTAAATACGGGATTATCAACGTTTTAATCGAAATTCCTGCTGGAAGTAAGAATAAGTACGAATTTGACAAAGACATGAATGCCATGGCACTCGATCGAGTGTTATCGTCTTCGGTACAATATCCTTATGATTACGGTTTTATCCCAAATACTTTGGGTAATGACGGCGATCCTCTCGATGGGATGGTAATGATGGATCAACCGACTTTTCCAGGTTGTGTAATTGCCGCACGCCCGATCGGCATGTTAGAAATGATCGATGGTGGCGATCGCGATGAGAAAATTCTCTGCGTTCCCGATAAAGATCCGCGTTATGCCAACGTAAAATCGCTCAAAGACGTCCCCCAACATCGTCTGGATGAAATTTCTGAGTTTTTCAAGACTTATAAAAATCTCGAAAAGAAAGTAACTGAAATCCTCGGCTGGCGCGATGTCGATTCCGTTATGCCATTAGTTCAAGAAGGTGTCGCTGCTGCTAAGAAGTAG
- a CDS encoding IS4 family transposase, giving the protein MLEPDEWQALACHHLGSPVPLAQPPSLGEAVLWIAQLGGFLARAGDGVPGVKTIWRGFSRLTDLVKMWRLLNAALHPI; this is encoded by the coding sequence ATCTTAGAACCAGATGAATGGCAAGCTTTAGCTTGTCATCATCTAGGTTCTCCTGTGCCACTAGCACAGCCACCATCATTGGGGGAAGCCGTTTTGTGGATTGCTCAACTGGGTGGTTTTTTAGCCCGTGCTGGTGATGGTGTACCTGGTGTTAAGACAATTTGGCGTGGATTCTCTCGGTTGACAGATTTAGTCAAGATGTGGAGATTACTCAATGCAGCTCTGCATCCCATCTAG
- a CDS encoding heavy metal translocating P-type ATPase: MIERTSTPATIAESPTNTIVLDVTGMKCAGCVSAVEKHLLNQAGVESACVNLLTGVAAISTAATTVTASELAAKLTASGFPAQPRTVAESNDRAIRLQQRQDKYAQESKQLVWQLITAGVLLVLSAVGHFTQPTTHLHHGSAVLTNFWWHWGLATLAIAFPGRAILVDGWRSLWHGNPNMNTLVGLGIITSYTASVVALLLPGLGWECFFEEPVMIIGFITLGRTLEQQAKHRAATAFDRLLSLQPTVARLVSANPDRPQAIEIPVEQVKVGEYLRVLPGEKIPADGAIRWGQTTIDESLITGESIPLVKQAGDLVIAGTVNQSGAISIEVTRTGDDTTLSQIIALVEAAQTRKAPVQKLADTVAGYFTYGVLAIAILTGLFWYFIGIHNPNLMPPVSTLAPLKAAIAVMVVACPCALGLATPTAILVGTGIGAEAGLLIKGGDVLEAVQQLDTVVFDKTGTLTEGKPQVTDIFSPDTMSATELLRQAAAAESVTNHPLAVAIQQEAARLELTLPSVLEAHTEAGLGVSAKLLTNNGENQVIVGNQPWLAARGIEIGEDLQAVADKLTLTGKTVMYVAIAPATDLELTNLTIGLIGVTDRLRSDAIETVKQLQELGLRVVLLTGDKKPVAKLIAAELGITDIYSEVLPQDKARIVKSLQTHPLAHSFEDRQIESSKSPIQHRVAMVGDGINDAPALAQADLGIALNAGTDVAIDVADIILMRDRLLDVVYAIELSQATLTKIRQNLFWAAIYNIIGIPAAAGVLYWCGWGTMLSPSAAGALMALSSVSVVTNSLLLKLNHRRN; encoded by the coding sequence ATGATCGAACGTACTTCAACTCCAGCTACCATCGCCGAATCACCCACAAATACGATCGTCCTTGATGTCACGGGGATGAAGTGTGCGGGGTGTGTAAGTGCTGTCGAAAAGCACCTCCTCAACCAAGCAGGCGTAGAATCCGCTTGTGTCAATCTGCTGACTGGTGTCGCCGCAATCTCTACAGCAGCAACCACCGTTACAGCTAGCGAACTTGCCGCTAAACTCACTGCAAGTGGGTTTCCCGCACAACCCCGCACCGTTGCCGAATCCAACGATCGCGCCATCAGGCTGCAACAGAGACAAGATAAATACGCCCAAGAATCGAAACAACTGGTGTGGCAGCTAATTACTGCTGGCGTTTTACTAGTATTATCCGCCGTCGGACATTTTACTCAACCGACTACCCACCTACATCACGGTAGCGCGGTACTGACTAACTTTTGGTGGCATTGGGGTTTAGCCACGCTCGCGATCGCGTTTCCAGGCAGAGCGATTCTTGTGGATGGTTGGCGGAGCCTGTGGCATGGTAATCCAAATATGAATACCCTCGTGGGTTTGGGGATAATTACTTCTTATACAGCCAGCGTCGTCGCTCTATTATTGCCGGGTTTGGGCTGGGAATGCTTCTTTGAAGAACCCGTGATGATTATTGGGTTTATCACATTGGGGCGCACCTTAGAACAACAGGCAAAACATCGCGCGGCGACTGCATTCGATCGATTATTATCCTTGCAACCGACAGTTGCCCGCTTGGTGAGTGCCAATCCCGATCGTCCCCAAGCCATCGAAATCCCTGTAGAACAGGTCAAAGTCGGCGAATACTTACGAGTACTCCCAGGCGAAAAGATCCCTGCTGATGGGGCAATTCGGTGGGGACAGACGACGATCGATGAGTCGCTAATTACGGGCGAATCGATTCCGCTCGTCAAACAGGCAGGCGATCTCGTTATCGCGGGGACGGTAAATCAATCTGGGGCAATTTCGATCGAGGTAACGCGCACTGGCGACGATACGACGCTTTCGCAAATTATCGCCCTGGTAGAAGCCGCCCAAACTCGCAAGGCTCCAGTGCAGAAGTTAGCCGATACCGTTGCTGGCTATTTTACTTACGGCGTATTGGCGATCGCGATTTTAACAGGACTTTTTTGGTACTTTATCGGCATCCATAATCCCAATCTAATGCCGCCAGTTTCGACGCTTGCGCCGCTCAAAGCCGCGATCGCGGTGATGGTGGTAGCATGTCCTTGTGCCTTGGGTTTGGCTACGCCGACGGCAATTTTAGTCGGCACGGGGATTGGAGCCGAAGCTGGATTATTAATTAAAGGTGGCGATGTCTTAGAAGCAGTGCAACAGTTAGATACTGTGGTATTCGACAAAACGGGGACACTAACAGAGGGTAAGCCCCAAGTTACAGATATTTTTAGCCCAGACACAATGAGCGCAACTGAATTATTGAGACAAGCGGCGGCGGCAGAAAGTGTCACCAATCATCCCTTAGCCGTAGCCATTCAACAAGAAGCCGCACGACTGGAACTCACCTTGCCAAGCGTACTCGAAGCACATACTGAAGCTGGATTAGGTGTATCCGCAAAGTTGTTGACAAATAATGGAGAAAACCAGGTAATTGTGGGCAATCAACCTTGGTTAGCCGCGCGCGGGATCGAGATTGGCGAAGATTTGCAAGCAGTAGCCGATAAGCTGACACTCACAGGTAAAACTGTCATGTATGTAGCAATCGCCCCAGCCACAGATCTAGAATTAACAAATCTCACGATCGGCTTAATTGGTGTAACCGATCGATTGCGCTCGGATGCGATCGAGACAGTCAAACAATTACAAGAACTCGGTTTGCGCGTAGTTCTACTCACAGGCGACAAAAAACCAGTCGCCAAACTCATCGCCGCCGAATTAGGCATCACCGATATCTATTCCGAAGTCCTCCCTCAAGACAAAGCCCGAATCGTCAAATCTTTACAAACACACCCACTCGCGCATAGCTTTGAAGATCGACAAATTGAGTCCAGTAAATCCCCAATCCAACATCGAGTAGCAATGGTTGGCGATGGCATCAACGACGCACCAGCACTAGCTCAAGCAGATTTGGGCATTGCCCTCAATGCGGGTACCGATGTTGCAATCGATGTTGCCGATATTATCTTGATGCGCGATCGATTATTAGATGTCGTTTACGCGATCGAATTATCCCAAGCAACGCTTACCAAAATTCGTCAAAACCTATTCTGGGCAGCAATTTACAACATCATCGGCATTCCCGCTGCCGCAGGTGTACTATATTGGTGCGGCTGGGGTACGATGCTCAGTCCTTCCGCCGCTGGCGCGTTAATGGCATTGAGTTCTGTAAGCGTGGTGACTAATTCACTGTTATTGAAATTAAACCACAGACGAAATTAA
- a CDS encoding helix-turn-helix domain-containing protein, which yields MCDLQPIRDRETHRAALTEIERLFDVPAGTPEFDRLEILVTLVEAYERKYEPILPPEPIEAILYYMESRGLTRQDLEPAIGSRARVAEILNRKLPLTLEMIRRLHEQLGIPAQTLI from the coding sequence ATGTGCGATTTACAGCCAATTAGAGATCGAGAAACTCATCGAGCGGCTTTGACTGAGATAGAGCGGTTATTTGATGTGCCTGCGGGAACGCCAGAGTTTGACAGGTTAGAAATTTTAGTGACCCTGGTGGAGGCATACGAACGCAAATACGAGCCGATTTTACCACCAGAACCAATCGAAGCTATTCTTTACTACATGGAAAGTCGCGGATTGACGAGGCAGGATTTGGAACCTGCGATCGGTAGTCGCGCAAGAGTGGCAGAAATTCTCAATCGCAAGCTTCCATTAACATTGGAGATGATTAGAAGGCTTCATGAGCAGCTAGGAATTCCAGCGCAGACGCTGATTTAG
- a CDS encoding IS4/Tn5 family transposase DNA-binding protein: protein MSMKDVRLKQRLITLVEQLSCKPTESIPLACGNWAKTKAAYRFWDNKKVDFNEIIAAGQLSTLAACRR, encoded by the coding sequence CTGTCGATGAAAGATGTGCGGCTGAAGCAGAGATTAATTACTTTAGTAGAACAACTAAGTTGTAAACCAACTGAAAGTATCCCACTGGCTTGCGGAAACTGGGCAAAGACCAAAGCTGCATATCGATTTTGGGACAATAAAAAAGTGGATTTCAACGAAATTATTGCCGCTGGTCAATTAAGTACGCTAGCAGCCTGTCGGAGATAA
- a CDS encoding ferritin-like domain-containing protein produces MQELDREKTLAVLRSIMELELAGVVRYTHYALMITGPNRIPIVDFFKAQATESLLHAQQVGEILTGLEGHPSLQIAPMEETYQHTVKDILQESLSHEKNALDMYKKLLDVVKDASIYLEEFARTMIGTEELHNIEIKKMLRDFS; encoded by the coding sequence ATGCAAGAATTAGACCGAGAAAAAACGCTAGCTGTATTGCGTTCCATCATGGAGCTTGAGTTGGCAGGAGTAGTACGATATACACATTATGCGCTGATGATTACTGGCCCAAATCGGATTCCGATCGTCGATTTTTTTAAAGCCCAGGCAACTGAATCGCTCCTTCACGCCCAACAAGTCGGCGAGATTCTCACGGGCTTAGAAGGTCATCCTTCGCTTCAAATTGCCCCCATGGAAGAAACCTACCAACACACTGTCAAGGACATTTTGCAAGAAAGCTTATCTCACGAAAAAAACGCTTTGGATATGTACAAAAAACTCCTCGATGTTGTCAAAGATGCCAGTATCTATCTGGAAGAGTTCGCGCGCACGATGATTGGTACCGAAGAATTACACAACATTGAAATTAAAAAGATGTTGCGCGATTTTAGTTGA
- the panD gene encoding aspartate 1-decarboxylase, producing MHRTLLAAKIHSCTITDANLQYMGSISIDELLLKAVGIVPYEQVHVVNVNNGERFVTYAIAAEPGSGAIELNGAAARLGVKGDKLIIMTYAQFDELAAPHHHPQVVIVDDLNRMTKLQSYIPTGLN from the coding sequence ATGCATCGCACCTTATTGGCTGCCAAAATTCACAGTTGTACGATTACCGATGCTAACCTTCAATACATGGGTAGCATCAGTATCGACGAGCTGTTATTGAAAGCTGTTGGCATCGTTCCTTACGAACAAGTGCATGTAGTCAACGTCAACAACGGTGAAAGGTTTGTTACGTATGCGATTGCGGCTGAACCGGGTTCGGGAGCGATCGAATTAAATGGTGCGGCAGCGAGATTGGGCGTCAAAGGCGATAAATTGATTATTATGACATATGCCCAATTTGATGAATTAGCAGCTCCTCACCACCATCCTCAAGTAGTCATCGTGGACGATCTCAATCGCATGACCAAGCTCCAATCTTATATCCCGACGGGATTGAACTAA
- a CDS encoding agmatinase family protein, producing the protein MSEHRPSTNLDNYDPSDVGRVNGNLFGLPFDAESAKTIVFGVPWEVTVSYNPGTAAAPQQILDASPQLDLYDFDNPQGWQGGIYMPPVDTDLLAKNSYYRQQAALIIDRLERGESLNTEPDLTPILAEINRAGAALNQWLFDRTQSAISKGKKVGVIGGDHSVPLGYMQALATHYPDFGILHIDAHSDLRDAYEGFEFSHASIMFNALKIPQISKLVQVGIRDVSKVEIDTIDRSQGRAIAYYDSLIKQQLYAGTTWMSICQEAIAHLPAKVYISFDADGLDPKLCPNTGTPVPGGLELEQAFCLCREVIRSGREIIGFDLCEVGNAEWDGNVGARIVYKLINLMNL; encoded by the coding sequence ATGTCCGAACATCGACCCTCAACTAATCTCGATAACTACGATCCGAGCGATGTCGGTCGAGTTAATGGTAACTTATTCGGCTTACCATTCGATGCAGAATCGGCAAAGACGATCGTGTTTGGTGTGCCTTGGGAAGTAACTGTTTCTTACAATCCGGGGACAGCAGCCGCACCACAACAGATTCTCGATGCTTCTCCACAATTAGATTTATACGATTTCGATAACCCCCAAGGGTGGCAAGGTGGGATTTACATGCCGCCAGTCGATACAGATTTACTTGCCAAAAATAGTTACTATCGGCAACAAGCAGCCTTAATTATCGATCGATTAGAACGCGGTGAATCGCTCAACACAGAGCCAGATTTGACACCCATATTAGCAGAGATAAATCGAGCGGGTGCCGCACTCAATCAATGGTTATTCGATCGCACTCAATCAGCAATTAGCAAAGGAAAAAAAGTTGGCGTCATTGGTGGCGATCACAGTGTGCCTTTGGGGTACATGCAGGCTTTAGCGACTCATTATCCCGATTTCGGGATCTTGCATATCGACGCGCATTCAGATTTGCGCGATGCTTATGAAGGCTTCGAGTTTTCTCATGCGTCGATTATGTTTAATGCACTCAAAATCCCCCAGATTTCTAAACTAGTACAGGTGGGAATTCGGGATGTTTCTAAAGTAGAAATAGATACGATCGATCGATCGCAAGGACGCGCGATCGCTTATTATGATTCGCTTATCAAACAACAGCTCTATGCTGGTACTACTTGGATGAGCATTTGCCAAGAAGCGATCGCCCATTTACCCGCTAAAGTTTATATTAGTTTCGATGCCGATGGACTCGATCCCAAACTTTGCCCGAATACAGGTACACCAGTGCCTGGTGGCTTAGAATTGGAGCAAGCTTTTTGTTTGTGTCGTGAAGTAATTCGGAGTGGCAGAGAGATTATTGGCTTCGATCTGTGCGAAGTGGGAAATGCAGAATGGGATGGTAATGTTGGTGCAAGAATCGTTTATAAATTAATCAATTTGATGAATTTATAG
- a CDS encoding IS4 family transposase, whose amino-acid sequence MKDEEIILAIQDPTDLDFTHHPHTQGLGHLEAAYLRGIKVHTTLAVSGEGVPLGVLGQEIWTRDLETIGKKHKRKQKETSEKESQRWLTAQQQTVINTQGKQKIITVADRAADIFDLFSQASNNNGDFLIRACHNRRVESELSYLIPTIEAAPIAGEMNVEIKRNSHSAARIARLNIQFMSMTIYQPANRTIAQSLPPVTVNVILATETDFPPFLVSAS is encoded by the coding sequence ATGAAAGATGAGGAAATCATCTTAGCTATTCAAGATCCAACGGATCTAGATTTTACACACCATCCACACACTCAAGGACTAGGACATCTAGAGGCAGCTTATTTACGCGGAATCAAGGTACATACAACACTAGCCGTCAGCGGTGAGGGCGTTCCCTTGGGTGTACTAGGACAAGAAATTTGGACTAGAGATCTTGAGACAATTGGTAAAAAGCACAAAAGAAAACAGAAAGAAACTAGTGAAAAAGAAAGTCAAAGATGGTTGACAGCCCAGCAACAAACAGTCATTAATACTCAGGGTAAACAGAAAATTATTACTGTAGCAGACCGAGCAGCAGACATTTTTGATTTATTCAGTCAAGCCAGTAATAACAATGGTGATTTTCTGATTCGTGCCTGTCATAATCGGAGAGTTGAGAGTGAGTTATCCTATCTAATTCCGACGATTGAGGCGGCACCGATTGCGGGTGAAATGAATGTGGAGATTAAGCGAAATTCTCATAGTGCCGCAAGAATTGCCAGACTCAATATTCAGTTCATGAGTATGACTATTTATCAACCAGCGAATCGGACAATTGCCCAGTCATTGCCACCAGTAACAGTCAATGTCATCTTAGCGACAGAGACTGATTTCCCGCCGTTTCTTGTGAGTGCATCTTAG
- a CDS encoding aspartate aminotransferase family protein, whose amino-acid sequence MSLDTAIAQPTIHPELLSAFSQDEFNSHVMTTYGRFNLALIKGEGCTVWDTEGKTYLDFVAGIATCTLGHAHPAIIEAVTAQIQTLTHVSNLYYVPVQGELAKWLVAHSCADRVFFCNSGAEANEGAIKLARKYAHTVLGITEPVILTANASFHGRTLATVTATGQPKYHKNFAPLVSGFEYVPYNDFAAIESAVAALDGRVAAIMLEPLQGEGGVNPGQVAYFQQVRKLCDEKGILLILDEVQVGMGRSGKYWGYEQLGIEPDIFTSAKGLGSGIPIGATLCKASCNVFEPGDHASTYGGNPFVCAVALAVCQTLERENILANVQARGEQLRAGLQQLATKYPHTISEVRGWGLINGLELQADSNIGAIDIVKAAMAAGLLLVPAGLKVVRFVPPLIVSAAEIDRSISILDRVLATI is encoded by the coding sequence ATGAGTTTGGACACAGCGATCGCCCAACCGACGATTCATCCAGAATTGTTGTCAGCTTTTAGTCAGGATGAATTTAATAGTCATGTGATGACTACTTACGGACGGTTTAATCTCGCTTTGATTAAGGGTGAAGGGTGTACCGTTTGGGATACAGAGGGCAAGACTTATTTAGATTTTGTAGCGGGGATTGCGACGTGTACATTAGGACACGCACATCCAGCCATTATCGAAGCAGTGACAGCGCAGATTCAGACGCTAACTCATGTTTCCAATCTTTATTACGTCCCCGTGCAAGGTGAATTGGCTAAATGGTTAGTCGCACATTCTTGTGCCGATCGCGTATTCTTTTGTAACTCTGGTGCCGAAGCCAATGAAGGAGCGATCAAATTAGCGCGGAAATACGCCCATACGGTCTTAGGAATTACAGAACCAGTAATTTTAACAGCCAATGCCAGTTTCCACGGACGGACGCTAGCGACGGTTACAGCTACCGGACAGCCAAAGTACCACAAGAATTTTGCGCCTTTGGTTTCTGGGTTCGAGTATGTGCCCTACAATGATTTTGCCGCGATCGAGTCCGCAGTAGCCGCATTGGATGGACGAGTAGCCGCCATCATGCTCGAACCGCTCCAAGGTGAAGGCGGCGTCAATCCAGGGCAAGTTGCATATTTCCAACAAGTGCGGAAACTCTGCGACGAGAAAGGAATCCTGCTGATCCTCGACGAGGTACAAGTCGGGATGGGACGTTCGGGTAAATATTGGGGTTACGAGCAACTAGGCATCGAACCAGATATTTTTACCAGTGCCAAAGGTTTGGGCAGCGGTATCCCCATCGGCGCGACATTGTGCAAAGCGTCTTGCAATGTCTTTGAACCAGGCGATCATGCCAGTACCTATGGCGGCAATCCGTTTGTCTGCGCTGTAGCTTTGGCTGTTTGTCAAACATTAGAACGGGAAAATATTCTCGCCAATGTGCAAGCACGCGGCGAACAATTACGGGCAGGTTTACAACAATTAGCGACCAAATATCCACACACGATCTCTGAAGTTCGGGGTTGGGGTTTGATTAATGGTTTAGAATTACAAGCCGATAGCAATATTGGTGCGATTGATATTGTCAAAGCAGCAATGGCAGCAGGATTGTTATTAGTTCCTGCGGGTCTAAAAGTCGTCCGGTTCGTACCACCATTAATTGTTTCAGCCGCAGAAATCGATCGGTCTATAAGTATTCTCGATCGAGTTTTAGCTACAATATAG
- a CDS encoding transposase encodes MKNSGNKGFDQHYNGQIAIEHQALLIISNTLSNHPNDQLDALPTVDAIDRRVGKPKRAALDTGYFSVTNIEGLETRQIEPYIATGRHSHQDYWQTILSQQPDPPVAAATLKAQMAYKLQTDEGRAFYRLRKCTVEPIIGIIKETIGFRQFSLRGLTKAAGEWNLVCLAYNFRRLHRLMGIKCVSPTGC; translated from the coding sequence ATGAAAAATAGTGGTAACAAAGGCTTTGACCAGCATTATAATGGTCAGATTGCGATCGAGCATCAAGCTTTATTAATTATTTCCAACACTCTATCCAATCATCCTAATGACCAACTTGATGCACTACCAACTGTCGATGCGATCGATCGTAGAGTCGGCAAGCCCAAGCGAGCAGCATTAGATACTGGCTACTTCAGCGTGACTAATATTGAGGGTTTGGAGACACGTCAAATTGAGCCATACATAGCTACCGGGCGGCATTCTCATCAGGATTATTGGCAAACTATATTGTCACAACAACCAGATCCACCAGTGGCAGCGGCAACACTGAAAGCACAGATGGCATACAAGCTGCAAACCGATGAAGGAAGAGCATTTTATCGGTTACGAAAGTGTACCGTCGAACCGATTATTGGTATTATCAAAGAAACAATAGGGTTTCGCCAGTTCTCTTTAAGAGGCTTGACCAAAGCAGCCGGAGAATGGAATCTTGTCTGCCTCGCCTACAATTTCAGACGTTTGCATCGATTAATGGGGATTAAATGTGTTTCTCCGACAGGCTGCTAG
- a CDS encoding transposase — MLKQTVSIEECLPPDHLARFVVQTIAQLDLSSIYSAYGAKGGTPIAPEILLGMLVYGYATGIFSSRGLEKASYESMPVRFIAGNLHPDHDTIANFRSRFLEQIKELFVQILEMAVAANVLKVEDISVDGTKIHADASKSKAVSHKRLEEIQMQLRTEVEKLIKLGQKADGIKIDKEVDVVAEIARRKERLAHLEKAKQELHNRAQEQYELDQSKYVEKMAERAAYIEKTGKKPSGRVPSPPFLPSPIERNTISPILNHGS, encoded by the coding sequence ATGCTAAAACAAACAGTGAGTATCGAAGAATGCTTGCCACCAGACCATCTTGCCCGATTTGTAGTGCAAACGATCGCTCAACTCGACCTCAGTAGTATTTATAGTGCATATGGAGCCAAGGGTGGAACACCAATTGCACCAGAAATTTTGTTAGGAATGCTTGTATACGGTTACGCGACTGGAATCTTTAGTTCGCGAGGATTGGAAAAAGCGAGCTACGAATCAATGCCAGTTCGATTTATAGCTGGTAACTTACATCCAGACCATGATACGATTGCCAACTTTAGGAGTAGATTTCTAGAACAGATTAAAGAACTATTTGTACAAATATTGGAAATGGCAGTTGCAGCTAATGTATTGAAAGTTGAAGACATTAGTGTTGATGGGACAAAGATTCACGCAGATGCGTCCAAAAGTAAGGCAGTGAGCCACAAACGTTTAGAAGAAATTCAGATGCAATTACGAACGGAAGTGGAAAAATTGATAAAATTGGGTCAAAAAGCAGATGGAATTAAGATAGACAAAGAAGTCGATGTTGTTGCCGAAATTGCGCGGAGGAAGGAGCGATTAGCTCATCTTGAGAAGGCAAAACAAGAATTACATAATCGAGCGCAAGAGCAATACGAATTAGACCAGTCTAAATACGTTGAAAAAATGGCAGAACGAGCAGCATATATTGAAAAAACAGGGAAAAAGCCGAGCGGAAGGGTTCCATCACCCCCTTTTTTGCCATCACCGATCGAGCGCAATACAATTTCACCGATCCTCAATCACGGATCATGA